The Girardinichthys multiradiatus isolate DD_20200921_A chromosome 23, DD_fGirMul_XY1, whole genome shotgun sequence DNA segment TCTATTTTGGGGCTTCTGGGTCACTGAGACCTGACTTTGTTAATTATGCAAAGCAAATGCCGCATAATAGATTACAATGTTGGCCATGTGACAGAGAGTCATACTTATGCAACAGCTGATCAATCAGGCGGACAGGAGCGGAAGATTTACAACAGTGAGTGAGGAAGCTTCCGGTCACAGGTACCACAGCTGGACATGCAGCTGGCTGGACTATGGTTATGTTTAACAGTTTTGCTTCACAAAGCAATACCCAACCAGTAACACTCTGTGGGTGAAACACAGACTCTCCTATCTCACAGATTTTTTGGctttaaaataacatgaaaGTTGCTGTATTAAGAAGCAGAATCCATCTGAAGACTCTGTACCTtgcaaattattcatacccctgaactcctctacattttgtcaaataacAACCATAAAGCTCAACATATTTTAATGGTATACTAGGGCAAAAATAATAGTCTATACTTTGAAGAGCCAACATTTGCTGCAGTCAatgctgaattacaacatttTTGCATGTTCCTCCTGGAAAAATGTATCAAGCCTGGTCATTTTGGATGGGAAGCATCTGTAAGCATCAAATTTAAAGTCTGGGCaaaaattctcaattggatttaggtctggaattTGAATAGGTCATTGtaaaacatgaattattgtattgtagctctggctgtaggcTTAGGATTATCGCCCTGCTTTCCCGCAACATAAATCTTCCAGCACTATGTTCAGGGAGATGAGCAGTGttcgttttctgccacacatagagTTGTCACGTACATCATAATGTTTAATTCTGGTCCTATCTGAcaagaacaccttcttccacatgtttgcactGTCCTTCATGGGTTGTAGCAAACTACAAGCAGAACGTCTTTCAGCTTACTTTCAACATTCATGTTCTTCAAAGTTACCGtggtcctcttggctgcttctcagatTAATGCCATGCCTGGACTGTCAGTTTAGGCGATGTCTTGTATGTTCAGTTGTCTCATTCCCTTTCCATTCTTAAATGATGGACTAAACAGAGCTGTGTGAAATGTCCctagcttgggatattgttttataatgtaaccttgttttaaacctcttcacaactttctccctgacctgtctgttgtgtcccttggtcttcatgatgttgtttgttctttgATACTaaattctctaacaaaccttggaGATCTTGAGTGAACAGCTGGATTTCTACtgtgaataaattacacacgGCTAGATTGTTTTCTTATTATAATTTCTAAAGACAATTAGTTGTATAGGACTTAATTcagaggaataaaaataaaatgggctggataaagtttttctttatctttatttgtaaaaacttttattttacttcacACTTATACACTCCTTTGTGTCAGTTTATTACATCAACAactaactaaatattttttttttcagctgtgaACTCAGTCTTAGTCACTGcatctttaaataaacaaaggcaCTCTTTTTAGCCAAGTCCTGACAGAAGGTTGAAAATACTCACCTGTGTGCTATTTATAACCAGAGGAAAGGGAGGAAAGAAttgttgttgtgtgtgtgaatgaTGGAAATGGGAGTGAGACATAATGAGCTGGGTCAGGGATGAAACTCAGGTGTGTGATCATGTAAATGTTTATGGCTTTGATTTAATCCACTGATGCTGTGTGTATTAGCATGGTGCTGGGAGAGGAgaaatgcatgtgtgtgtgtgcgcgctgATTGACGTCACAGACGCCGACTCATTTCCATCTTGTCTCCTGCACAGAGAATAGATCCCCATCTGCACCCAGCCCTTATCCCCTGCGCACTTCCTATCCTTTTTCTCTTTTACCCCCTAActatctcttttttctttttcaccatCCCTCTGTCTCATCGTACTTCTTTCCATTCGCTCTTGTAGCTTCCTACCCATATAAAGAGTGCAGCCAGTCTAGCAGATAAACACGACAGAGGAACACAAACAGTTTAAGACAGCCAGACAGCAACATCCGCGTTATTATTAGAATCTGGCCAGAAAACATCTGCTCATTTCGAGCTCCTCGGGTCTTACGGGTTCAGAGAGGCGACATCTGACCCGAGCTTTTTCACACCATATGTGACCTGTGCGTACCTGTTGGCGACTTGTTCCTGTGCAGTTTGTCCGCTCGCTTTTTACGCATGagcggaaaaaaaaaaacaaaaaaaacgcgTGACGTCCTTTCCGCAACAATTGCTCATCCACATTCACACAGCAGTATCTGTGCTGACGACAGAGCACGATTTAAATCACTTCCTCGTAAAAGGTCATCTTCATTCTTTGCACTGAACCCacccctccacacacacacacacacacacacgcattcaCTTATACACACTTCTTAATGCGCAGGCCAGAGCGCGCAGACGCAGTGCATGCGGGAATGCACGAGTCCTTCTCCAAAACGACGTGGACGCGAATAGATGAGTGCAAGAGAGTAGACAGTGGTTGAAAATGCGTGGGATGTCAGGATGGGATttgcaaagatttttttttaaagctaaaaGGTGTCTATTTCGGTCATCATCAGAGGACAGAATGAGAGCAAGCATTGAGGGGGTGGTGGGGATCATGCACTGGGCTAAAATTTCACAGAGACCAGACAGAGAAGAGAAGGAGAATGTGATCAGAATGCAGCAGCAGTGGTCGATTTGATGTGGCAGACAAGGCTCTCTGCCTCTGGGTGGGTTCGTAGTCTGTGGCAATGCAGTTTTTCTGTCCTTTGGGTTCTTGAGAGATCAatcattcagtcattttcttgaGAGATACATTATCTAAATGGGGACAATAGCTAATTTCCTCATTGttagttttcttcttctgtttatgATCTAACTCACAGTTTTCTTTGTGTGCTGTGTGTTTGGCCCACGCCTTCAATGCCACTATTACTGTTGCCATTCAGGAGCACATTTAGCTAACTACTAGCCACactcctaagggcaattgagagacCAATTGACCTAGCAGTcgtgtttttggattgtgggaggaagccagagaacccagagagaacccaaacaagcaaactccatgctgaaagcccctggccaggagttgaacccagaaccttcctatctatctatctatctatctatctatctatctatctatctatctatctatctatctatctatctatctatctatctatctatctatctatctatctatctatctatctatctatctatctatctatctatctatctatctatctatctatctatctatctatctatctatctatctatctatctatctatctatctatctatctatctatcacaGAATGGAGAAGTGGGTTTGTGTGTGGTGCGGCAGTGAAGGGGGTCACTCAGGGAAGAACCGTCCATTCAAGATCCACCACTGTGCAGCTGACAGGTTTGATGGTGAGACCTACAGCTTAGCTGGCAGAAATAAAAACGGTCTGATTAGCTCTCTGAAACCGTATAGGAGACAGAGCTGCATGTGGCTCCGTCTTAGTATCAAAGCCATTAATGAGTCAGAGGGCTGATCACAGGAGACAGGATGAATGAACGGATCAGTGAAAGTGCAGAGAGCTGAGGAACATCACAAGGACAGATGAGAGAAGGAGGTTCAGAAATGAGAGGTGGCACGGTGACTGAGATCTGAAACTTTATGCTTGATCAATAACATGTTTTTACTTCGGTTCCCCTTCACATCATTGCGTTTTTATCGACAGATCCAACACAGAGTGATGGATGCTGGATCCATAGAACATCGatgttaaattgaaaagtgAACGCATTAAGCAGTTGAAGCTGACATGGGGTATTAAAGCTTTTAGCCAGACTCTTCTGGAAACTCAAACAAACTTAATTGAAGTGCAGTTCGTCATGGTCTGGTTTTCtattagttttaatttttctgtttaaaattgtGATTTAATCAAGATAAAATCTATGCCCTAAAAACAAACTTCCATGAGCACATCCCTCTGGTGACATCATATAAGGAATAAGGCAGCACATTAGAGTTTTGTGAATAGATCCTTTgtaatttccttgttttttgtttcttttcatttgcaAGTTTTGATCATATCCCttcttccatttttcttttttttgtttttgtttggttttccagCTGCAGGAAAATAATTTGAGCTGCTTTGCTCATGAAGCATAAGAACATTCTGACAACAATAAAACGAATAGAAGAGGTTTATGATGAGAATCAGGGCTGATTAGTTCCATTTAGAGGTTTTTAAGTCTCAATAATGTTTGGTCAGTCAGACAGACATATTATGAGCCCAACGCTACCAGTTAGACCCACCATGTATGCACCTGAAGTACGGCTTTCACTGCAGCCAACACCTGGGGGGAAACATATCAAATTGCTTTGCACTCAAAAATACAGAATCTGTTCCTGTAAACTAAAATAGTAAGAGCTTTGACTGCACACAGTGTTATTGTCCAGGTAAATCACAAAACCGATTAAGGTAATACGAGCAGAATATCGCAAGCACTCATTTTACGAGCAGCAAATATCAACAAAAACCAATTAGCTAAACAACTTCCCACTTTGAGTTGGCCTGAGAGGGTCCTCAAAGCCAAACTCTAACTCAAACACACCAGGCTGAACTCAAATGCCTCAAAATCTGTCAAACTACATCTAAATGGATGCCAGCTGATCGGTTCAAAATCCACGTTATTTTGTGACGTCACAAGACACAGAAAGCAAGGACAGAATTGTGCTTTTCAAAACTTACTACTACCAACTTTGTGAAATCCTGCAGTAGACATCCGTACCTTATTATCCAGCTGAGATTTTATAGTCAGTGTACATGTTTTAGAGAGCATACACCACTGgataatttctttaaaaggtGTGAGAGAAAGGGAGATGCGAATAAGATTTAAGTTTCAAGATTCTTTATTGTCACTATGTCACCATAATAAAATTTAGCTGAGACTAGGTTTAAATATACACATGTAGGTTATAGTCATTtactaaatttaaaaacatttatagaaAAAGAGAACATATGTACATGGTTCCTAAATCGTTTTCCTGACGGAAATGGGACAAAGTGTTCAGGATgaggttgttcctggagcaCCACTGAGTCAGATTGTGGACCTCCAGTCTGTAGTGGATCTCATCATGGTTAGATATGAGACCCTCCACAGTGAATAAGAGAGAAACGATAAAGCATCTTCTATAATGTATTAGTAAAGCGTCAATTTGTTTAGTAAACAgtatgtgtaataaatgtaagAGGGAATCAAACTCCACGAGAGGGCGTTTCACTCCTCTGTACTTGCAGCTGCAAATGTGGGGCaatgctgccatctagtggggCAGAAGTGCAACACTTGCTCTGCAAACACAAAATATCGACAAAATGGTGCCTGGTGCTCGGCCATGACAATACAGGTCAGGGGCGCAGTGTGTGTTGCACACAATAGCGGATGAAAAATggtctttaaaacaaacatagaGTCAGGATCTGAGGAAAATCCACACAGGGATTCAGGGCTTAAAGAACACGTGGATCTGCTGTGAAGTGTAAAAATGAGGGTTTGCTGCAGTCTGCTGCACCTCTGAATCCTTTTAAAGAATGCTCGTTTTTCATAACGGGATTAATGAATCACTTTCACTTCACCATTACACGTGTGAATCCATGTGCATTTTCACCTCtgggcaaaaaataaaaactgggtGCGGACATGAAGGAAAGAATGCGGCAAacgtacacacacactcagtctCACCCCTCAGTGTGCTGCAGGCAAATGCACACACTGAAAAGCTCTGCCTACTTTATTAAGCTGTAGTGCAACGTCTCATTCCTTTCTGTGCAGAAACTAAATCTGGAACTCCCTTTATGCCATGCTGCTAAATAAGTCTGTGATCTTTTGCTTCAGGGTTGTTGGGGGGGAATTTGGGCCACAGCACTCATGCATGAGTTCACAGAGGGTTTAATATGAGTGAGTGAACCCAGAAAAGGGGAATATGGGAAAGATCCCCCCCCTCCAAGTGGGCATACAGGTTGAAAGTCAGGATTACGAAGGCTTTAATGAGGGCCTCTGGTCAGTCATGGAGTATTTTGTCATTTACTGGAGCATTTTAGTAAATCAGAAGGATAAAGTCAGGGATGATGAGTGGATTTAGGCATTTTATGACGAGGAATGCTGGAGCAGCGTTACAGCAGTTGTTGCTAACCAGTGGCTGATTCAGTTAAAACCTCTTTAACACACGGGGAGAGCTTTTTATCTGTTTAACTAGACAAAGCAGGTTGGGTGAGATTGGCGCATCCTGCAGAAGCCCTTTTATAGGGAAACATTTGCATGCGGTGTCATCACATCGCAACCATATTGTTTCAAAGCAAATGATTTCTAATGGAATAAGCGACATTTCTTTCCAAAAGTGGGCATATATTACTGTTATTCTAATAAAGTTTGATGAGCTACTCTTAAGATCAATAGTACCAGGCTTAAAGAAGAACCACACCAGAGACGTTGATTCGAGGAAAATTTCCAGGACTTGTTTTTATTAAGAGAATTTCAGAACACAAGAGAGGGACCAGACACCTGCATTTGTTAGAGAAGGAATCcaaattcaataaaaacaaacaaaaggaaccaaaaaaaccccaaaaaaacacaacaaaaaacccaaaaccgaGTGTTTAGAAAAGCTGATGCGACAGCCCAGATGGAGCAGGAgccgtttttgtttttatcttatttaaCACGCAGGGTCGTCTAGGAGACGGGTCGGAGGCAATTGCTGTTCCCGGAATGTTTCACTTGTTCGTCTTCCTCTTTCTTATGGACAACACGCTTTAacacactttttgtttgtttgtttaaaacagtttaagtgaaagaaagcaaagagaaacaggagcataaaacaaaagaaaaaggaaactcACTGCACATTTAGAGGTCTAAAAGAATCACCCACATTAACATGGCTGAACTGTTAATAAAGATGGACAAAAGCTGATCTGTTGGAAATggggggtgggtgggtgggggtAAATTTGTGGGACAGAGCAGGAGAAGGAGGGAGAGCGGGGAAATAAACACAGTAATACACAACTCACGACATAGCCAATCCGGCAAAGGGACACGCTTTCTACACCAAACAAGCCTTCAACAATCATGAAATgccatttaaaaaagattttagtgtggatttttttttttcattccttgCTTGCAGACACTTGATATGACCACTGCAAATCTGCAAGGCGCTCCATAATCAACTTTGCTTTTTTGTGCTAAAAATCTGTACGGATACTTATAAAATCATTGATAAAAATATTCCTCTGTTAACAATACGCCTCGGAGGGAAACCATGTGAGAGACttggggggtggggtggggtgggcaGACAGAAGAAGAGGGAAGGTGGCTGTAGAGGAGGAGGAAACAGGGGGCAGTGGTGCTACTCAGACTTGGCCTCCTCCTTGGCCTCCTCAGGGGCTGCCTCCACCTGTGGGTTCAAACAGGAAAACAACCAATCAACCCTTTCGTAGAGGTTTGTACGCATCTATACTAGGAAGGACAATGGGTATTCCTCATCGCCTCACCTCGTTGGTCTTGGCCTCTCCATTCTCAGAGTGGTTCTCCTCGTTGGCCTCCGCCTCGGCGTTCTCCTTCGCCTTCTTGGTCTTCTTGTCCTCCTTCTTATCGTTCACCGCCTTTTCTTTCTGTCAAAAGTGAAAAGCAGCAAAAACTGAGCGGACTGCCATAAGACCTGCATCTTCCTTAGACCGGCTCTTACATGTGAATCCGCCTACCTTTGCCGCTTTCTTCACCTTTGGTTCTGGCTTGGGTGGAGCCGGTTTCTGAGGAACAATGAAGGAAAAACTTGATTGTGGAGCAGCTGATGACTTCAGCAGTGCTTTCTTTGAACATTTGCAGCCTATATTGTGTTCTAcatcaaaacatttcttaatGCTTGGTGATTAAGGGTCAGGAAAAAGTGACCTTTTAAAGCAAAGTCGTTCTTGAGCACTTATGAATTCTCATCACTTAGTTTAGCTCAGGTTCGATTACtttgacaaaataaatgcatgcaAGGCATTTTATCTGAGatcttctgatttttttttttttttgcaatcaaCTGCAAGTAACTGTAGCCATTTTGGTTCCTTTGTCTTGTTAGTTGAATTAAGCGCTACTTTATCATCTAATAGATGAATCCtatgttttaaacacttcctCACACACCACTTATGTTTTCTAAAGTTATTCTCAAACTTTAATGCTGAAAACAATGTTATT contains these protein-coding regions:
- the LOC124860430 gene encoding non-histone chromosomal protein HMG-14A-like, with the translated sequence MPKRKSQGTEGGEKEEPQRRSARLSAKPAPPKPEPKVKKAAKKEKAVNDKKEDKKTKKAKENAEAEANEENHSENGEAKTNEVEAAPEEAKEEAKSE